A single window of Pyrus communis chromosome 10, drPyrComm1.1, whole genome shotgun sequence DNA harbors:
- the LOC137748663 gene encoding brefeldin A-inhibited guanine nucleotide-exchange protein 2-like — protein MASSEADSRLRQVVSPALDKIIKNASWRKHAKLASECKAVLERLSKSKPDPNSDSDNSGPGPLHDGGSEEYSLADSESILSPVINAAGSGVLKIADPAVDCIQKLIAHGYLRGEADASGGAAEAKLLTKLIESVCKCHDLGDDQMELLVLKTLLSAVTSISLRIHGDCLLQIVRTCYDIYLGSKNVVNQTTAKASLIQMLVIVFRRMEADSSTVPIHPIVVAELMDPIEKADADGSLTMFVQGFITKIMSDIDGVLNPSTPTKVSLRGHDGAFETTTVETTNPADLLDSTDKDMLDAKYWEISMYKTALEGRKGELADGEVERDEDLEVQIGNKLRRDAFLVFRALCKLSMKTPPKEALADPELMKGKIVALELLKILLENAGAVFRTSERFLGAIKQYLCLSLLKNSASTLMIVFQLSCSIFISLVSRFRAGLKAEIGVFFPMIVLRVLENVAQPNFQQKMIVLRFLEKLCVDSQILVDIFINYDCDVNSSNIFERMVNGLLKTAQGVPPGVATTLLPPQEATMKLEAMKCLVGVLRSIGDWMNKQLRIPDPHSNKRFEPTENSPEPGGLPLANGNSEEPVDGSDTHSEASSEASDALTIEQRRAYKLELQEGISLFNRKPKKGIEFLINANKVGSSPEEIAAFLKNASGLNKTLIGDYLGEREDLSLKVMHAYVDSFEFHGLEFDEAIRAFLQGFRLPGEAQKIDRIMEKFAERYCKCNSKAFTSADTAYVLAYSVIMLNTDAHNPMVKNKMSADDFIRNNRGIDDGKDLPEEYLRSLFERISRNEIKMKEYELAPQIQSVNPNRLLGLDSILNIVIRKRGEGNQLETSDDLIKHMQEQFKEKARKSESVYYAATDVIILRFMVEVCWAPMLAAFSVPLDQSDDEVVISLCLEGFRHAIHVTAVMSMKTHRDAFVTSLAKFTSLHSPADIKQKNIDAIKAIVTIADEDGNYLQEAWEHILTCVSRFEHLHLLGEGAPPDATFFAFPQSESEKTKQTKSTILPVLKKKGQGRMQYAAAAVLRGSYDSAGIGGNASGAVTSEQMNNLVSNLNMLEQVGEVSRIFTRSQKLNSEAIVDFVKALCKVSMEELRSASDPRVFSLTKIVEIAHYNMNRIRLVWSSIWHVLSNFFVTIGCSENLSIAIFAMDSLRQLSMKFLDREELANYNFQNEFMKPFVIVMRKSSAVEIRELIIRCVSQMVLSRVNNVKSGWKSMFMVFTTAAYDDHKNIVLLAFEIIEKIIRDYFPYITETETTTFTDCVNCLIAFTNSRFNKDISLNAIAFLQFCATKLADGGLGSSSKNKDKEASGKILPSSPQAWKDGKQENGEMPDKDDHIYFWFPLLAGLSELSFDPRPEIRRSALQVLFETLRNHGHLFSLPLWERVFESVLFPIFDYVRHAIDPSGEGSPGQGTDGDVGDLDQDAWLYETCTLALQLVVDLFVKFYNTVNPLLKKVLVLLVSFIRRPHQSLAGIGIAAFVRLMSNAGDLYSHEKWLEVVSSLKEAANSTLPDFSFLSGDGIIRSHEHALSGEENGESTVSGRSDEDSERLRTNHMYAGISDVKCRAAVQLLLIQAVMEIYTMYRSHLSARNTLVLFDALHDVASHAHKINTDSTLRARLQEFGAVTQMQDPPLLRIENESYQICLTFLQNLVEDSPAGYDEAEVESCIVDLCREVLQFYIEAASSGKVSESSKGQQLQWLIPLGSGRRRELAQRAPLMVATLQTICSLGESSFENNLSQFFPLLSSLISCEHGSNEVQIALGDMLSSSVGPVLLRSC, from the exons ATGGCTTCTTCGGAAGCCGATTCCCGTCTGAGGCAGGTGGTGTCCCCAGCCCTCGATAAGATCATCAAGAACGCCTCGTGGCGGAAGCACGCCAAGCTCGCCAGCGAATGCAAAGCCGTGCTCGAGCGGCTCAGCAAGTCTAAACCCGACCCGAATTCCGACTCTGACAACTCCGGCCCGGGACCTCTCCACGACGGAGGCTCCGAAGAGTACTCGCTCGCCGACTCCGAGTCCATTCTCAGCCCCGTAATCAACGCCGCCGGCTCCGGCGTATTGAAGATCGCCGATCCGGCCGTCGATTGCATCCAGAAGCTAATCGCCCATGGATATTTGCGCGGCGAGGCTGACGCATCCGGGGGCGCCGCGGAAGCGAAGTTGCTCACGAAATTGATCGAGTCTGTGTGCAAATGCCACGATTTGGGGGACGATCAGATGGAGCTGCTGGTGTTGAAGACCCTGTTATCAGCAGTGACGTCGATATCGCTGCGAATTCACGGAGATTGCTTGCTGCAGATAGTGAGGACTTGCTATGACATCTATTTGGGGAGTAAGAATGTCGTTAATCAGACGACGGCGAAGGCGTCGCTGATCCAGATGCTGGTGATCGTGTTCAGAAGAATGGAGGCTGACTCGTCGACGGTTCCTATTCACCCGATCGTGGTGGCTGAGCTGATGGATCCGATTGAGAAAGCCGATGCCGACGGCTCATTGACAATGTTCGTTCAGGGGTTTATCACCAAGATTATGTCCGACATTGATGGAGTTTTGAACCCTTCGACACCTACTAAGGTGTCACTGCGAGGGCACGACGGGGCCTTCGAGACCACCACAGTGGAGACCACGAACCCTGCCGATTTGCTGGATTCGACTGATAAGGACATGTTGGATGCCAAGTACTGGGAGATTAGCATGTACAAGACGGCATTGGAGGGCCGAAAAGGCGAATTGGCTGACGGAGAAGTGGAGAGAGATGAGGATTTGGAGGTTCAGATTGGGAATAAGTTGAGAAGAGATGCGTTTTTGGTGTTTAGAGCTCTGTGTAAGCTGTCTATGAAGACTCCGCCCAAAGAGGCATTAGCGGATCCGGAGTTGATGAAGGGAAAAATTGTTGCATTAGAGCTTTTGAAGATTTTGTTAGAGAATGCCGGTGCTGTCTTTAGGACCAGTGAAAG GTTTTTAGGTGCGATTAAGCAATATTTATGTCTATCACTGTTAAAGAACAGTGCTTCAACTCTTATGATAGTTTTTCAGCTATCTTGCTCCATCTTCATTAGTCTGGTGTCAAGATTTAGAGCTGGACTGAAAGCAGAGATTGGAGTATTTTTTCCCATGATTGTTCTCAGAGTTTTGGAAAATGTCGCACAACCCAATTTTCAGCAAAAGATGATAGTACTTCGGTTTCTTGAGAAGCTGTGTGTTGATTCCCAGATCTTGGTAGACATATTTATCAATTATGATTGTGATGTCAATTCATCGAACATATTTGAAAG GATGGTAAATGGCCTACTTAAAACTGCTCAAGGTGTCCCTCCTGGTGTTGCCACCACATTATTACCACCTCAGGAGGCAACTATGAAACTTGAAGCTATGAAGTGCTTAGTTGGTGTTTTGAGGTCAATCGGAGATTGGATGAACAAACAATTGCGCATTCCAGATCCTCATTCTAACAAGAGATTTGAGCCAACTGAGAATAGTCCTGAACCAGGAGGTCTTCCCTTGGCAAATGGGAACAGTGAGGAGCCTGTTGATGGGTCAGACACTCATTCTGAAGCCTCCAGTGAGGCCTCTGATGCTCTGACAATTGAACAACGCCGAGCTTACAAGCTGGAACTTCAG GAAGGTATATCTCTTTTTAATCGGAAACCTAAAAAAGGAATTGAGTTTCTTATTAATGCAAACAAGGTGGGTAGTTCACCTGAGGAGATAGCTGCTTTTCTCAAAAATGCATCTGGTTTGAACAAGACTTTGATTGGGGATTACCTTGGAGAAAGAGAAGATTTATCGCTAAAAGTAATGCATGCTTATGTGGATTCCTTTGAATTTCACGGCTTGGAGTTTGATGAGGCCATCAGGGCATTTCTTCAAGGCTTTAGGTTGCCTGGTGAGGCACAGAAGATCGATAGAATAATGGAAAAGTTTGCAGAACGCTATTGCAAGTgtaattcaaaggcttttactAGTGCTGACACAGCCTATGTCCTTGCTTATTCCGTGATAATGCTCAACACTGATGCTCATAACCCTATGGTGAAGAACAAG ATGTCAGCTGATGATTTTATAAGAAACAATCGCGGCATAGATGATGGAAAAGATCTACCTGAGGAGTACTTGAGGTCATTGTTTGAACGAATATCAAGAAATGAGATtaaaatgaaagaatatgaatTGGCTCCTCAAATACAGTCGGTGAACCCAAACCGGCTTTTGGGCTTGGATAGTATCTTGAATATTGTGATCCGTAAACGGGGGGAAGGAAATCAATTGGAGACCAGTGATGATCTTATCAAGCATATGCAagaacaatttaaagaaaaagcTCGCAAATCTGA GTCAGTTTATTATGCTGCAACAGATGTGATAATTCTTAGATTCATGGTTGAGGTATGCTGGGCCCCTATGCTGGCTGCCTTCAGTGTTCCACTTGATCAAAGTGACGATGAAGTAGTTATTTCACTGTGTCTGGAAGGCTTTCGTCATGCCATTCATGTTACTGCTGTAATGTCCATGAAGACCCATAGAGACGCTTTTGTGACTTCACTAGCAAAGTTTACTTCTCTCCACTCTCCTGCCGATATCAAGCAGAAGAATATTGACGCAATTAAG GCAATAGTGACAATTGCAGATGAAGATGGAAACTACCTACAAGAAGCTTGGGAACATATTTTGACTTGTGTTTCCCGGTTTGAACATCTACATCTCTTGGGAGAGGGTGCTCCTCCAGATGCTACGTTCTTTGCCTTTCCTCAGAGTGAGtcagaaaaaacaaaacagacTAAGTCCACTATCCTTCCCGTTTTAAAAAAGAAGGGGCAAGGAAGGATGCAGTATGCAGCTGCTGCTGTGTTGCGAGGTTCATATGATAGTGCTGGTATTGGTGGGAATGCTTCTGGGGCTGTCACATCAGAACAGATGAACAATTTGGTTTCTAATTTAAACATGCTAGAACAAGTTGGTGAAGTGAGCCGCATATTCACACGGAGTCAGAAACTAAACAGTGAGGCGATTGTGGACTTTGTTAAAGCACTTTGCAAGGTCTCTATGGAAGAATTGCGATCGGCATCTGATCCTCGGGTTTTCAGCCTTACAAAGATTGTTGAGATTGC GCATTATAATATGAACCGCATCAGGCTTGTCTGGTCTAGCATCTGGCATGTGCTCTCTAATTTCTTTGTGACAATTGGCTGTTCTGAAAACCTGTCAATCGCCATTTTTGCTATGGATTCTCTACGCCAGTTGTCAATGAAATTCTTGGACCGAGAAGAGTTGGCTAATTATAATTTTCAGAATGAGTTCATGAAACCTTTTGTCATTGTTATGCGTAAAAGCAGTGCAGTTGAAATACGTGAATTAATCATCAGATGTGTCTCACAAATGGTATTATCTCGTGTCAACAATGTCAAATCTGGATGGAAGAGCATGTTCATG GTATTCACTACTGCAGCTTATGACGACCACAAAAACATTGTACTCTTGGCCTTTGAAATAATTGAGAAGATTATTCGAGACTATTTTCCGTACATTACTGAGACTGAAACCACTACCTTTACTGATTGCGTGAATTGCCTAATTGCATTTACGAATAGTAGATTCAACAAGGACATTAGCCTCAATGCTATTGCTTTTCTTCAATTCTGTGCTACAAAACTTGCAGATGGAGGTCTTGGTTCCTCATCAAAAAATAAGGACAAGGAAGCTTCTGGAAAAATCTTGCCATCTTCACCTCAAGCCTGGAAAGATGGAAAACAAGAAAATGGTGAAATGCCAGATAAGGATGACCATATCTATTTCTGGTTCCCTTTATTGGCTG GTTTATCCGAGCTTAGCTTTGACCCTAGGCCTGAAATCAGGAGGAGTGCCCTACAAGTTCTGTTTGAAACTTTACGTAACCATGGTCACCTTTTCTCACTACCTTTGTGGGAAAGGGTGTTTGAATCAGTGCTATTTCCAATATTTGACTATGTGCGGCATGCTATCGATCCATCTGGGGAAGGTTCACCAGGGCAAGGGACTGATGGTGATGTGGGTGATCTTGATCAAGATGCCTGGCTCTATGAGACATGCACATTGGCACTTCAATTAGTTGTTGATCTCTTTGTCAAATTTTATAACACCGTCAATCCGCTATTGAAGAAAGTTTTGGTGCTTCTAGTCAGTTTTATTCGACGACCACACCAAAGCTTAGCTGGTATTGGTATTGCTGCATTTGTGCGATTGATGAGCAATGCAGGGGATCTCTATTCTCATGAAAAGTGGCTAGAAGTGGTTTCATCATTAAAAGAAGCAGCCAATTCAACGCTTCCTGATTTCTCTTTCCTTAGTGGAGATGGCATCATTAGAAGCCATGAACATGCTTTGAGCGGAGAAGAGAATGGAGAGTCCACCGTGTCTGGCAGGAGTGATGAGGATTCAGAGAGACTGAGGACAAACCACATGTATGCTGGAATATCTGACGTCAAGTGCCGAGCTGCTGTTCAACTTTTATTGATTCAG GCGGTGATGGAGATTTACACCATGTATCGCTCTCACCTTTCCGCGAGAAACACATTAGTCCTTTTTGATGCTTTGCACGATGTTGCATCTCACGCTCACAAGATTAACACCGATTCCACTTTAAGAGCAAGGTTACAAGAATTTGGTGCCGTGACCCAAATGCAAGACCCTCCACTGTTGCGCATCGAGAATGAATCTTACCAAATATGCCTTACATTCCTACAGAACCTTGTAGAGGATAGCCCAGCAGGTTATGATGAAGCGGAGGTGGAGTCCTGCATCGTGGACCTCTGCAGAGAGGTTTTACAGTTTTATATTGAAGCTGCTAGCTCTGGAAAGGTATCTGAATCATCCAAAGGGCAGCAGCTCCAGTGGCTAATTCCTCTAGGTTCTGGGAGACGAAGAGAATTGGCCCAACGTGCCCCGCTTATGGTGGCAACTCTCCAGACTATCTGTAGTTTGGGAGAGTCCTCGTTTGAAAACAACTTGTCTCAGTTCTTCCCCCTCCTTTCCAGCTTGATAAGTTGTGAACACGGTTCAAATGAGGTCCAGATTGCCCTCGGTGACATGCTCAGCTCATCTGTGGGGCCTGTGTTGCTTCGGTCGTGTTGA